The Danio aesculapii chromosome 22, fDanAes4.1, whole genome shotgun sequence genomic sequence ctgtctgcccgttggtttggggatgatatccagaagagaggctgacggccacacctaggagcttgaagaaggctttccatagacgtgagatgaactgtggacctctgtccgacacaatatcttctggaataccaaatgacctgaagacttgattaaagatattgtcggctgtttcaaaggctgtgggaagacctttcagagggattagtttgacaaactttgagaatctatctactatgactagaatacaggtattaccttctgacgaagggagatcagtgataaagtccactcctaggtgtgaccagggacggttcggaatcggcaagggatggagctttccagcgggtagatgacgtgggctcttggattgggcacagtccttacagccctgaacatattgcctcacatcccttgccatgtttggccaccagaatcgttgggatactagcgagagagtattgttgatccctggatgtccagtgcctagcgaggtatgtaaggagtggatcagatctacccggtgttcaggtggtatgaactgccgatgaggagggcatcccggcggagcaggggcttcccgagtggcaacgactggaggagcgttccaggtgatcggacaaatggagatgtgttcgggaagaatcttcgttgggagttcttcatgatcgtgatgctcgtgtaaacgagagagagcgtctgctcttagattcttgggtcctggacgataggaaatggagaaatcaaaacgtgagaagaaaagtgaccatctggcttgacgtggacatagtctcttggcctctttgatatattggaggtttttgtgatctgtgatcacctggaacggatgtttggctccctccaaccagtgacgccactcctccaaggctagcttgattgctagcagctccctgtctcctatgctgtaattctgctccgccgggctcaacttccgagagaaataggcacagggatgcagtcggggcggtgtatcatgatgttgagataatactgccccgacgccggtggtggatgcgtccacttccaccacgaaaggaagatttgggtcaggatgagtcaggagtggggcccttgtgaactccttcttaagaaggcggaaggctgcggctgcttctttggtccactccagtcctttgggtttacccttgaggagattagtgagaggtgatgtaatcctgctgtagtccttgataaaccgtctataaaagttagcaaacccaagaaacctctggagctccttaatggaagtgggttctgaccaggatagaacagcctcaattttcttcccatccatacgtataccggtttgatcaatgatgtatcccaagaaatgaatcgacttctggtggaatgagcatttctccgctttgaggtagaggtgatgttctctcaatgtgtgtaggacctccgccacgtgttggcgatgttcggcctcactccgggagtaaatgaggatgtcatctatgtacactattacaaagtggtgaagaaactcccggaggacttcatgaatgaagttttggaatacggagggggcgttgaccagaccgtaaggcatgacctcatattcatagtggccagtaggggtcacgaatgctgtcttccattggtccccctcacgtattcttatcagattatacgcgctgcggaggtccaatttagtgaagactttagcttctcggagctgttccaaagcggctggtaccagaggaaggggatatcggtattttactgtaccgttatttaggaccctgtagtcgatgcatggacgcagccctccgtccttcttggccacaaagaagaagcttgaggcggctggtgattttgagtgacgtatgtacccctgactcagagcctcccttatgtaatcttccattgcctgattctctggaagcgagagcgggtagatcctacctcttggcaactgggcatctggaactaggtcgatcgcgcagtcccatggccgatgcggcggtagctgggaagctctcttggggcagaagacatcatgaaaggagctgtactccttaggaatgtggatagactgcttctcaggagggctctcgaccgatgttgcaaacaaagaaatggggttccgaccttgaagagggagatttggaaaacaggtaggtgtacatccagatccccatttctttatctctcctgtgccccaagagatgatgggatcgtgcttcaccagccacgggcgccctagaatgatgtccatatttgcaccctccagaaccagaaattgaatcctctcttgatgtaacagccccacttgaagaaggatgtcttcgcattgtcgatggatacgggtcgaagatcgagtgcactgggttatcggttgtatctggtatatatgcgaggacgcctcagtacggaggtggagttgacgacagagggattgggagatgaagttccctgctgacccggagtcgatgagggctgtgacaaggagagaaatagaggcagtagttatttgtacggtggtagtaagtggtttacattgttcaatattcgtactgaatacactcactgaagtccgaatgggacgaaggggacactccatacgggtgtgtccactgacaccgcagtatagacacagaccccgggtcagcctcctctgtcgttccgctgatgtcagtcttccagactctattatcatgggttctggttctggagaggctgttgactcaggcgattggaggagtgcagacgaggggggtgatggtgtcctgttgataggaacggagacgatcggaacatcggagagaatgttggatgaatctctccagacccattgtatcatctaatgtggccagctggattcggagagtgggttccaagccgagccggtacgtggtcaacaacgatctctcattccatccacttgcagctgctagagtgcgaaaccggagagcatattcctgtgtagatagagtaccttgctttagatgatacagctgctctccagcggctacttccccatcagaacgtccaaacacctctttgaaatactccgtgaaggtagtgatggaattcatgaccggcccggcttggttccagatcgtctcagcccatttaagtgcaggtccagagagtagtgatacgatgtaggcgatctttgacttatctgtgggatatagagaaggttgcatttcgaatatgagggaacattgtaacagaaaaccattgcactcccccgctccgcctgagtagggcgctggtcgggccatgggactggaaggaagggccgaagaagaaactgtggaggcggaagtgctcggtgctggtggtgcgttggaaagtggagctggtggctgtagaatccgcttcaactggtccaccagctcttgaaagtgatcgagggtgctcatgttgtcgtcgttatgggtccgggcttctgttatgaagcggacaggagacagaggtaaggaaacgttagggtgtttattgaatgacaacaaggagcatatgaaggatagccaggaggatcaggaatgatgttggggtcttttcctccgtggctgggtaacaggaatacacgaggatggacagcacacaccagatacagctgacagaggatgacacagacttggaaggactggaagacaggacgattcgggaggaccaggaagactaggaggaatacaaagagaacaggtaagtaaatcgtttgtttagctgaggatgactacgctgagtggtcgctcagttgtccgctttcgtcgagacgagcccggacaatgagcgactggagtgctgtgcttttatctggtgctcgtgaatgtgatgcagctgtgtgctcattagaagtcaggtgatggtgatcttcgtgagtgggggtcgtgagagcctgaccaatccatgacacataAAGGTTGCCTTAATATTTGGCGGCGCATCTAAATATATGTGACCTCCAGAGGACAATAGCAGCCTCTGAAAGATGAAGACGCAGATTGAGTTGAGGCGTTTTGTTTAGTTAGCAAATGTTATACATATTACAAGTGTAGCAATAGCTCTGCAGCTTATGTATGCTACATTTCCATGCatcatttttaaaggtgctgtaggtTTTGGATtcttataatgcataataaataccataatatgtttgtagatatttaagaatATGCTAAATGAGGtaaaaaacaatgttaaagtcAGTAATTCTCCTTTAAAAATGTGCGTTCCttgtcagaatgtctgtctttgttttggcctctataaccagcccactgccagtttactcaGTTATATTTACTCCGGTTACCCTGGTGGAAAACACAGTGTATTTTACTTTAGTCATGAATGTTGGCTTAATATTTGGTGGCGCATCTGAAAATGCGACCTCCAGAGGACAATAGCAGCCTCTGAAAGATGAAGACGCAGATTGAGTTGtggcgtttttttattttttattagcaaaTACTATAATTACAAGTGTAGCAATAGCTCTGCGGCTTATGTATGTTACATTTCTATGCATcccttttaaaggtgctgtaggtTTTGGATtcttataatgcataataaataccatattatgtttgtagatatttaagaatATGCTAAATGAAGTAAAAACAATGTTAAAGTCAGTAATTCTCCTTTAAAATGTGCGTTCCttgtcagaatgtctgtctttgttttggcctctataaccagcccactgccagtttactcaGTTATATTTACTCAGGTTACCCTGTGTATTTCAGTCATAAAGGTTGCCTTAATATTTGGCGGCACATCTAAATATATGTGACCTCCAGAGGACAATAGCAGCCTCTGAAAGATGAAGACGCAGATTGAGTTGTGGCGTTTTTTTAGTTAGcatatactataaatattacAAGTGTAAGCAATAGCTCTGCAGCTTGCAGTGTAAGGTTCAATCGTCAGGCATGCTCGCTCCTATTGgcgtcatcaatctggcaacctgcattcgcactatattttgaatttggactgcaataccttgTTCAACCCTTAGGTGTCAgtcctacatactgcacctttaaagaagCAAACCATATTAGGTGTTAACTATTTCTGGATGCTGGAAAAAAATTCCATCCACCTAAAAATGTTCATCTTACAATGATTTATCCATCATGTTTGTGGTTTCGAATCTGTTTATCTTTCGAAAAGGTTGGTAACCACGTATTTCCATCGATTGGTGAATATTTTATATTCCACTGATGAAGTCATAGTGTATTGGATTAACATACCAAACTTTACCTCTATGTAAAAGTGGCGCATCTTACCCCAATCTGTACTCTAGAGTCAAGGCGGAAAGTATACATGCCAAAATGCGTGGATGTGGATTGATTTATGATAGAATTGCAGGTTATCGACACAAAacagtgtgatgatgatgatgatggagatgGTGGTGGTTTTAGTGACAGTATAGTTTTGATTCATACAGCAGATGAAACAGTCATATTGGTATGCAGTTATTCTGGGGAAGATGGGCTTCGGCTCAAGGGTAATGTACTTTTGTAAGATTCTCCCTTTAACTGCATCTCTTAATCTGTGGGTTATGGCGTATCTCTGAATCATTCGACTAATCAAAATCATTCCCTTCATTTGTCATCCAGCACTGAAAAGGCTACTAGTTGTTTGTGCTGCTACATCATTGGTCAGTGGATATTTGTGTGCCATTGTCAACCCAAATATGGGCCATTGTCAAAAGCAGCAATGATATTGTGATCTCCGCTAAATCACACAGCGTCTGTCATGCTCTGGCTGGCATCAGGATTTAATAGTGTTCTTATGCAGagttacacacacgcacacacactgtgaaGTAGAAATGTTAGGAGACACATTCTAAACTTTGGAGTCAGCCAAAGAGACTTTAGCAATAAGAAGGAAGACATTTACCTCTGGGGTCGAAGCAAAAGGATTTATTAAGAAGAAGGGATTTGTGAAAAGGGAAAGGTGGGTGGAAAGGGGGAAACATGGAATGCTTAGGAAGGGAGAAAATACTTCAGCATTTTCACAGATTCCACGTCATTCAGTTCCATTTCTGTAATCTTATTAGGAGTGAGACGTGACCTCTGTGTGATATCCTCATTCATTTGAATGGATTAGGAGCACCACCTCGCACAAACAGCAAACTTAACGTTTTATAGATGCATTTTCTATGACCATGACCTTTCAGAAAGGAATCACTTCTGCTGACTGTCAGTGTGAAACATTAAaatggacattaaaataaatcaacattcTAGATATATCTGTAAAAAACTAGAAATTCGGTGTGCACTTGTCATTCTTCATATCAGTGTTGCTATTTTCTAGAGAGGAGCAGGGTTTATGCGGTACTTACTAGATTATAGGCTCTAGACAAGGCATTCCTAGCTATGATTCTATCAAGGCTCAAGCAGTGGTAACGGGAAGCTTTTAACCCTTCTCAGCTTTCGTAGTTTCATACCAATTTCTTTCTCTTGTACTGTTATGGCTCAGTCAAGCCTTAAAGCGGATTCCtttcccttttctttttttataacttCCTTCTCTCTGATTCTGTGTGCTTTCCTGCTCTGTTCTGCTCCCTGCTAGGGGCTTGCAAAGCCCTCTCCCTGATCTGTCCTGAGTAGCTGTGCAGTTGCAGACTGCCACGTTGAAGACCCACGTGCTCATTTGAGCAGGTTGTAGGGATGACAGTAAGCAGCCGCTATGGCACAATAGTGGTGTCTGAGAAGACAGAAGTGACAGAGTCAGCATCGCTCCGTGTTACTGCCAGCTTGGGATGCTCAAGGGCCAGTGCTGCCCGCGGCCTCCCATTCTGTGCTTCCTTGATGGGTTCCAGAAAGACCACATGCTTGTTGTTACTGACCTTGCGGCCGGGGCCCTCCGTGGTGGCAGGTGGTGTGGGCGTCAGGATAGACGATTGGGCACTGCATTCATTTGCAGGGCTTGGTGTCGCTGGTAGAGGCTGCTTCCGGCACCAGCAGCGACAGGGAGTCAAGTAGAGGTACATTAACACCAACACCAGGCTCACGACACAGCCCAGCAGTGTGGTGAAGCCAGTGTTGAAGGGCTCCACCTCCTGATGGTATATCGTCACAGTTAGATTCACTTCAAAAGTCTGGTTGTGCGACTCTTGAGGGCTCTGAGCCATGCACAAGTACAACCCAGAGTCCTCGATTCGTGGTTCCAAGATTTCCAAGCTACCGTTTGCATACATTCGCAATGTATTGTTATTACCAGGGGGAACAATGTATTCCTTATGTGGGGATACCCACCAGTAGGTGACATTCCTTCCATTTAATGTCGTTGTACAATTCAGCATCACTGATTTCCCAGCTTCTGCTGTTTTATTATCTGTCTGCGCTAAACGTTTGACAGTGCAATTCTCAAAGAATCGTACATGTTGAAGAAATCGAACCGAAGCTCGTTGTTCACCATAAAGCAAGCAGGTATGCTCCTCCCAAAATTCTCTGACCGAGGCAAAGCCTCTCTGCTCCCAGTGTTTAAACATGCTGTACATGGAGCACTCACAAATTAGGGTGTTGTTGTGCAGGAACAACGCCTGCTGCACTGATTCCTCTAGAGCTCCGATTTCCTCAATAGGAAGGTTAGGCATACGGTTCGAGCTTAGATCGAGTGTATTGAGATTTGGATGCTCGTGGATGGAAAAGAAGGGGAAATCTGTCAGTCTGTTATGGCTCAGGTAGGCCTTGCGTAGGTTACTTAAACCGCTTAGGGCTTTGCTCTCTACCCTTACTATGCGGTTGTTGTAAAGGAGTAGCTCCTCGATTGCTACTAGGTCTTGAAAGTAGTGCTGCTCTATAATGTTCAACTGATTGGATGAAAGGTCCAGATGGTGTATTTTACTTGTATTCCGAAAGATTCCCGGAGTGAGCTTGCTCAGCTGATTGTGGGCTAACCGTATGGTGTCAAGTTTGGGCAGGCCAGAGAAGCTACCCTCCTCAAGATGTTCCAGGCGGTTGTGGTTAAAGTCCAATGTTGCCACTGTCACAGGCAACTCTAGCGGGACTTCATCCAGGCCAAGGTTGGTGCAGCTCAGGATATCGGATGTAATCAGACAGCCAGAAGGGATATTGGCTCTGACTAGCTGCAGCAGAAAAGAGCTCAGCATTAGGGGTGCGGCCACACCCTGAGCACACAGCATTGTGCCGTCAGGATTCTTTGGTTGGGAATCAGAGCAGCCAGAGTTTCACCAGGGTAAAAGTCCACACACTGATTGAGTGACGGTTGTCGTCTTGGTTAGGTGTTCCTATCCTTAAAATTCTGACAGATCAGATCACAAGACAGGGAAAACAAAAGGAATCAGTTAATAAATAAGTAGTGATTATTTTCTCAGATGGCACTGTTCTATCAAGCTAAGGCATGAGAGTTGTGCATTATTTAATCAACTTACTGTAAGTCTGACCCAGAAACACCACGTTAGACATTGCTATTCTAATCTTAGAAGTTGAGAACCATAAGTTTGTTTACCTTAAGGTTTCCAAATGATGCTTCAGAAATCCCACTTCATAACTCTTGTTTGGATTTCAATGCACTGTTCCTGCTGTTAGTCCATTCTCAGGTTGAGAGAACTGGTGGCAAAGCCATTCAAGTCATTGAAGTGAAAGCAATTGCATTTGCCCAATCCTTAAGGCTGAGCCCAACCTTCTGTGCAGCATCCTGTTAACAGTTGGTGTTGTTTTGCAGTCCTGACATCCGAGATGGAACAGAAGAGGGTCTTAAATCAAGAGTTAGCTCGCTGCCGCAGGCTGAAGGATGTTTTTGAGAAAGTCAGCATCCTGTCCAGTTCGCTTAGGATGATCTTGCCCTCAGTTGAACAGCAGGCGCACAATGTGTCACACGAGCACTGATCCACAGTTACTCTCGCAGCACGAGCAatctgttgtttgttttaaccAGAAGATAAGCACTGTTATCAATGTTGCTCCCTATCCTGGAGAAAATAGTCCTTACGTTTTAAAAATACGTCCTctcatttttttgttcaaataataAATGACACCGCTCGATTAGGGCGTCTAACTCTCTGTGACTCTTAAGCTTCCAGTGTCCACGTGGCATCTGAAGATACTGGTGAAAAGTAAAAAGCTCAAACAATGATCAAGATCTCAAAGCTTTTTGGTCCCTCTACCCAGCCCTGGTCTCATATCAAAAGTGTTCTTGCTCAGCATCCATCCTTTCTTTCCTGTCCTCCGATTTGCTCTGTGAATTGTACGGGTCTTCctctttttcctctctctctctcactctctcacagaGTGCATACTACACTGCctctctgcttctctctctttccTCCCTGCGCTCTATAAACAGACAGGCATGGAGTTTCGGAGGAGGGGCACTCTCGAGTGGGGGCTCTGCTAAGTACTGATTGGTGGATGCTGGATATTATGAAAGGGGAGTGTTTGCCTGAGCCTCCCCTGGTGATACAGTTTTCCCCCCCCCTATAATTTCTGCATGTCCAATTATGCAATTGCCTTCTCAGATACCTCTTAGGGAGGTTGTATTTACTCTGTTTAGCTTTAATATTTATTGGCCTATGTGCTTTGTTAGGAATATGAATAACCTCTTATTTGCTGCATTTAAACACACATTAATGTGaaaagactttttatttagtCAGTGTTTATTTTTGAAGCTCGTTGtgattaaaaatcatttaaagagAAAGTGGTTCATTTTTGTGTCAATTACAGTTTCAAATGACATTATGCTCATTTTTTACTTTGCCAATCTTGTGAAGTACACTCAATGGCCACATTATTATGTACACctgactagtaccgggttggaccccattttgaccccagtctggccaatctcctctgacctctggcatcaccaggcatttgcacccacagaactgctgctctacccgctggatattttctctttctggATATTTctcccattctctgtaaaccctagagatggttgtgcgtgaaaatcccagtagatcagcagtttctgaaatactcagagcagcccgtctggcactaacatccatgccacgttcaaagtcccttaaatcccctttcttccccattctgatgcttggtttaaactgcagcagatcgtcttgaccatgtctacgtgcctaaatgcattgagctgctgccatgtgattggctgattacaaatttgcgttaacgagcagttgaacaggtgtacctaataaagtggccggtgagtgtagacaaaaaaacaatcacgttttattatttaaaatagtaaaaaatgtttcccctcttctgttgacgtcagtttgacggcttcatTCGCAATATTCTTAACCGCACTCTTTTTATCATTAGATTGCTATgggggaatgatgtgcaaaatgaAAGGCTCTCCCCTACTCAAAACTCAATACCCTACTCTAAATCAGCATACAGAACTTAGCAATTCCCAGTTCACATGGGCTTTAATATgtctttttaattcattttttaattaaaaaaggaaataaaatcgCTATAAACAAAGTCTGTGACATGATTTGGCAATATACCTGTGCTATTATTACTCTTctgaatcatttatttttgttgaaacGATCACAAATCTTTGCATTGCATCTGATTTGATGTTGGTGACACTAAACAAAGGTCTTGTCTTGTAACTAAAACAATTGGTCAAGTTTGAATATCCAGTTCATTGTGTATTCATTATGGTTGAGTGCACACTATAAACCTGACATTACTCATACTCATGAATTAAAGAGTGGGTGTATTCGTGTCCTTGAATTTGCTGTAGAGAATCCTTATGTATGAATAAAAGTCTTTATATTGCTTCTAGCCCACATTTGCTTTGTGTTGGTGTGTGTATGTTCACGCCTGTGTATGCTGTCTCTGCTCTTCGTTCATCGTTGCACAGGCTTTGACTACTGTCAGGGTGCATTATCTTCTGAAACCACTGCTGTGGGCCACTGCCAAAGGTCTTGAAAAAgtcctacaaacacacacacactaactccTCTGGGTCTACCAAATACACAACCCATTGCTTTTCATGATGCTTCTTATTTCTAACTGATTGTCGAGGCATGTGCTTTCGACAGGTTTCTTGTCACACTTCTCCAGGCAAAATTTTTTATGGAGCGTTTAGCAAAGACAGAGTTAGAGCCGCTCACTGTCAGTCCCCCGATATGACATTGTTCAGGAAAATTGGTTTCCTGCCTCTAAGCTTGCTCATTTTTCAGAAACAATACTCTGGTACTGAAGGAGACATGGAGGAAGACAGGAAGAGGAACTCTAAGGTTAATAGCTTAGCGCCTCTCATATATGTTTCCAGACAACCATCAATTTGAGCCTGAAGTTGGTTTGCACCTTTTGATAACTTTGACCCAAGTTCCAGCGAAGCATGTAACTGCTTATTACAGCATCCCCGCTGACGTCTTTACCACACTCTCTTCAGCATGGCATATCCATCTGCTTCCAGAAACACCTCAGAAAGCACTGCCAAATGGCTGCAAGCACCATAAAGCTTTAGAAGACCCCGGATATTGAGTGTTAGTCCTTCTGCAGCATCGTCATTGACGTGGGGAAACCATTTATCGCCCCTCGACAGTTAGGTGATATTTTTCATTTTCCGGGGCCAGGGCAgtagtcttaggagagaaccccaggcttccctctccccagacactccctccagctcctccagggggatctcgaggcgttcccaggccagccaagagacgtagtccctccagcgtgtcctgggtcttccccgaggcctcctgccggtgggacatgcctggaacacctccctaggtaggcgtccaggagtcATCCAAAACAGATgtccaagccacctcagctgacttctctcgatgtggaggagcagcagctctactccgagctcctcttggttgacagagctcctcaccctatccataagggtgcgccctgccaatGAAACTTATTTTGGATGCTTATATCTGatatcttgtccttttggtcatgacccaaagatcatgaccataggtgagagtaggaacgtcgATTGACTTGAGTAGGTAaatcgactgcattactgctgtcGCTGCACCAATCCGTCTGTcgatctcacgttccatccttccctcactcgtgaaccaaaccccaagatacttgaacacctggggtaaggactttcctccaacctggagatggcaaaccacctttttctggtgaagcaccatggcctcggattTGGGAGCCTGATTCTCATCCCAAccacgtcacactcggcagcaaaccaccccagtgcatgaTTGATAGTTGATATTCTTGAACAATAAAATATGACCCATGGGCACATGGGGTAGACATATTACTTAATGTGAGCAGTCATTTGTAGATGATAAATGCTCTA encodes the following:
- the amigo3 gene encoding amphoterin-induced protein 3 isoform X2; the encoded protein is MLCAQGVAAPLMLSSFLLQLVRANIPSGCLITSDILSCTNLGLDEVPLELPVTVATLDFNHNRLEHLEEGSFSGLPKLDTIRLAHNQLSKLTPGIFRNTSKIHHLDLSSNQLNIIEQHYFQDLVAIEELLLYNNRIVRVESKALSGLSNLRKAYLSHNRLTDFPFFSIHEHPNLNTLDLSSNRMPNLPIEEIGALEESVQQALFLHNNTLICECSMYSMFKHWEQRGFASVREFWEEHTCLLYGEQRASVRFLQHVRFFENCTVKRLAQTDNKTAEAGKSVMLNCTTTLNGRNVTYWWVSPHKEYIVPPGNNNTLRMYANGSLEILEPRIEDSGLYLCMAQSPQESHNQTFEVNLTVTIYHQEVEPFNTGFTTLLGCVVSLVLVLMYLYLTPCRCWCRKQPLPATPSPANECSAQSSILTPTPPATTEGPGRKMCQSTAAHQPLAPDIWTTRASPQ
- the amigo3 gene encoding amphoterin-induced protein 3 isoform X1, encoding MLCAQGVAAPLMLSSFLLQLVRANIPSGCLITSDILSCTNLGLDEVPLELPVTVATLDFNHNRLEHLEEGSFSGLPKLDTIRLAHNQLSKLTPGIFRNTSKIHHLDLSSNQLNIIEQHYFQDLVAIEELLLYNNRIVRVESKALSGLSNLRKAYLSHNRLTDFPFFSIHEHPNLNTLDLSSNRMPNLPIEEIGALEESVQQALFLHNNTLICECSMYSMFKHWEQRGFASVREFWEEHTCLLYGEQRASVRFLQHVRFFENCTVKRLAQTDNKTAEAGKSVMLNCTTTLNGRNVTYWWVSPHKEYIVPPGNNNTLRMYANGSLEILEPRIEDSGLYLCMAQSPQESHNQTFEVNLTVTIYHQEVEPFNTGFTTLLGCVVSLVLVLMYLYLTPCRCWCRKQPLPATPSPANECSAQSSILTPTPPATTEGPGRKVSNNKHVVFLEPIKEAQNGRPRAALALEHPKLAVTRSDADSVTSVFSDTTIVP